A stretch of the Vitis vinifera cultivar Pinot Noir 40024 chromosome 16, ASM3070453v1 genome encodes the following:
- the LOC109124179 gene encoding flavonoid 3'-monooxygenase CYP75B137-like has protein sequence MIAVLLRNLVNLVSEGWSWWWDGLTENTIFRVVAALLTAAIAISWYAWLIKKANRGLPPLPPGPRGLPLLGNLLFIEPDLHRYFSKLSQLYGPIFKLQLGSKTCIVINSSSVAKEILKDHDVIFANRDVPISVLAFTYGGQDIVWSHYSPEWRKLRKVFVQEMMSSASLDACSALRRREVQEMVRDVYGKVGTTINMGDQMFLTVLNVVTSMLWGGTLHGEDRSRIGMEFRRVIVETVELVGKPNISDLFPALAWFDLQGIESRAKKLVLWFDRIFESLIAQRTQVDGADGEGKNKSKESKDFLQFMLELMHQGDDKTSVSITQLKALFMDIVVAATDTSSTTVEWAMAELLQHPQTMQKAQEELEKVVGNENIVEESHLFQLPYLGAVIKETLRLHPPLPLLVPHSPSTSCIISGYTIPKGSRILVNAWAMQRNPEAWEHPLEFIPERFLEDAASADYKGNNFNFLPFGSGRRICAGLPLAEKMLLYVLASLLHSFDWKLPDGRTSVDLEERFGIVLKKTEPLLAIPTARLSNLGHYDPSERIF, from the exons ATGATTGCAGTTCTTCTCAGGAACCTTGTGAACTTAGTCTCTGAAGGCTGGTCGTGGTGGTGGGATGGACTCACTGAAAACACCATTTTTCGAGTAGTGGCCGCCCTTTTGACTGCAGCAATTGCCATTTCTTGGTATGCCTGGCTCATCAAGAAAGCAAATAGAGGCCTCCCACCCTTGCCACCCGGCCCAAGAGGCTTACCGTTGCTGGGAAACCTTCTCTTCATTGAGCCTGATCTTCATCGGTACTTCTCCAAGTTGTCCCAACTCTATGGTCCCATTTTCAAGCTTCAGCTAGGCAGCAAGACTTGCATTGTGATAAACTCGTCTTCCGTGGCCAAAGAAATTCTCAAAGATCACGATGTGATTTTTGCTAACCGTGATGTACCTATTTCTGTATTAGCCTTCACATATGGGGGGCAGGACATAGTCTGGAGTCATTATAGCCCCGAATGGCGTAAACTACGCAAAGTTTTTGTGCAAGAAATGATGAGCAGTGCAAGCCTTGATGCTTGTTCTGCACTTAGAAGAAGAGAGGTGCAAGAAATGGTGAGGGACGTGTATGGAAAGGTGGGGACAACAATTAATATGGGGGATCAAATGTTTCTAACTGTATTAAATGTTGTAACAAGCATGTTATGGGGTGGAACACTTCATGGTGAGGATAGGAGTCGAATTGGAATGGAGTTTAGACGAGTCATTGTGGAGACGGTTGAATTGGTGGGAAAACCTAATATTTCTGATCTTTTTCCTGCTCTTGCATGGTTTGATCTCCAAGGAATTGAATCGAGGGCGAAAAAGCTTGTTTTGTGGTTTGATAGAATTTTCGAATCCCTGATTGCTCAGAGGACACAAGTGGATGGAGCTGATGGAGAAGGCAAGAACAAGAGCAAGGAAAGCAAGGACTTCCTGCAGTTTATGTTGGAGCTGATGCATCAAGGAGATGATAAAACCTCGGTCTCCATCACCCAACTCAAGGCTTTGTTCATG GACATAGTCGTTGCTGCAACAGACACATCGTCCACCACAGTGGAGTGGGCAATGGCAGAACTGCTTCAACACCCACAGACAATGCAAAAAGCCCAAGAAGAATTGGAAAAAGTAGTAGGAAATGAAAACATTGTAGAAGAGTCTCATCTCTTCCAATTGCCCTACTTGGGTGCAGTCATAAAGGAAACCCTCCGTTTGCATCCCCCGCTGCCCCTCCTAGTCCCACACTCTCCTAGTACGTCTTGCATCATTTCCGGGTACACTATCCCAAAGGGCTCGCGGATACTCGTCAATGCATGGGCAATGCAAAGAAACCCCGAGGCCTGGGAGCATCCATTGGAGTTTATACCAGAGAGGTTCTTGGAAGATGCTGCTAGTGCCGACTACAAAGGCAACAATTTCAACTTTTTGCCATTTGGGTCAGGGAGGAGGATTTGTGCTGGCTTACCTCTAGCTGAAAAGATGCTGCTATATGTTTTGGCTTCTCTTTTACATTCCtttgattggaaattacctGATGGGAGGACAAGCGTtgatttggaggagaggtttgGAATCGTTTTGAAGAAAACTGAGCCACTTCTCGCCATTCCAACTGCAAGATTGTCCAATTTAGGCCATTATGATCCAAGTGAAAGAATATTTTAA